The Streptomyces sp. Alt3 genome has a segment encoding these proteins:
- a CDS encoding ABC transporter ATP-binding protein, whose translation MHTSHDLRRTEAVRLATVSKIYGRADSQVAALRELSMSFADATFTAVMGPSGSGKSTFLHCAAGLVRPTSGSVTVGGTDLAGLDDTQLTMLRRDRIGFIFQSFNLLPALTVMQNITLPLQLAGKRPDKNLIRTVVQRVGLADRLGHLPSELSGGQQQRVAIARALVTQPAVVFADEPTGALDTRTASAVLSLLRESVDNARQTLVMVTHDPVAASYADRVVFLADGAFAGELHRPTADAVAARMTRLGAWEDENRQQAAPMTSGGLY comes from the coding sequence ATGCACACATCACACGACCTCCGTCGGACGGAGGCGGTACGACTGGCCACCGTGTCGAAGATCTATGGACGAGCGGACAGCCAGGTGGCCGCGCTCCGTGAACTCTCCATGAGCTTCGCCGACGCCACCTTCACAGCGGTGATGGGACCGTCCGGTTCCGGCAAGAGCACCTTCCTGCACTGCGCCGCGGGCCTGGTCAGGCCCACGTCCGGAAGCGTGACCGTCGGTGGCACCGACCTCGCCGGCCTGGACGACACCCAGCTGACCATGCTCCGCCGCGACCGGATCGGCTTCATCTTCCAGTCGTTCAACCTGCTGCCCGCCCTGACCGTGATGCAGAACATCACCCTGCCGCTGCAACTCGCCGGCAAGCGTCCCGACAAGAACCTGATCCGCACCGTCGTCCAGCGCGTGGGCCTCGCCGACCGCCTCGGCCACCTGCCGTCCGAGCTGTCCGGAGGCCAGCAGCAGCGCGTCGCCATCGCGCGCGCCCTGGTCACCCAGCCCGCCGTGGTCTTCGCGGACGAGCCCACCGGAGCGCTGGACACCCGTACCGCGTCGGCCGTGCTCTCCCTGCTGCGCGAGTCCGTCGACAACGCCCGCCAGACCCTCGTCATGGTCACCCACGACCCGGTGGCGGCCTCGTACGCCGACCGGGTCGTCTTCCTCGCCGACGGTGCCTTCGCCGGCGAACTGCACCGGCCGACGGCCGACGCGGTCGCGGCGCGGATGACACGGCTCGGCGCCTGGGAGGACGAGAACCGCCAGCAGGCCGCACCGATGACGTCCGGAGGGCTGTACTGA
- a CDS encoding FtsX-like permease family protein translates to MWRLALRTLKFRRTSFVATFLAMFLGAAIVIGCGGLMETGVRMAADPLRLNGAPVVVTGEQSYDGAALTERHRIDPSLVGEVARADGVRDAVGDVSFPATVLKDGKALTGEDTSYGHGWAGARLTPYTLAAGASPVAGGEVVLDSGLAERAGAGPGSVVEIAVNGDTRRFTVSGVAGQRGDSNPDAALFFSDEQARTLAGGRIDSIGVLPENGADTAAVAGTVRSVVGDRAEVLTGEKRGLAELPGTLSSQRTVVILAAIFGSSVVLIVMFGVASTLGLSLQQRTREMALLRAVGSTPQQLRRMILIETAVLSVASVLLALYPGYLLGRLLFGVLTSSGVVSSAIVYHAGWVPMAVGAVVTVLAAAGATRFAGRRAARTEPVAALAESAVGTRWFSVPRLLIALFFLANGIGLAVATATVMEDGPTLASTAGPASVLFCIGLALLAPGITKAMVALLHLPVRAFSGIPGMLALRNATTANVRMAGAVAPIVLLIGIATGTLYMQATEDHVSQSSYDQNVLADYVLDSTTGGFAPAVVDRVRATPGVAGASEFVTSRGFVDAPDGRADTELRGVSAEGVQQSLDLRPVAGSLSGLRGDTVALSDKKAEEYGVGVGDRLPLRLGDGTAVRPTVVALYADNPKQQYVTLPAATLAPHTSDGLPHQILVRSEQDGPAGLRESLAGLAASVPGTELDDGDSLAGRNNQIQQILVAANYTIVAMIVGYAAITVVNTLVAVTRKRRAEFGLQQLTGATRRQVLGMLTVEGVLIGIIATVLGTIAAATTIVPYSMVKSDSYLPSGSIGIYLAIVGGSLVLVFGATLLPSWRGMRTPAVDTVKAA, encoded by the coding sequence ATGTGGCGGCTCGCCCTGCGCACCCTGAAGTTCCGGCGGACCAGTTTCGTCGCGACCTTCCTCGCCATGTTCCTCGGTGCCGCGATCGTCATCGGCTGCGGCGGCCTGATGGAGACCGGCGTCCGGATGGCCGCCGACCCGCTGCGCCTGAACGGCGCCCCGGTCGTGGTCACCGGCGAACAGTCCTACGACGGCGCCGCCCTGACCGAGCGGCACCGCATCGACCCGTCGCTCGTCGGTGAGGTGGCCCGTGCGGACGGCGTCCGTGACGCCGTCGGCGACGTGTCCTTCCCCGCCACCGTCCTCAAGGACGGCAAGGCGCTGACCGGCGAGGACACCTCGTACGGTCACGGCTGGGCCGGTGCCCGGCTCACCCCCTATACCCTCGCCGCCGGCGCCTCCCCCGTCGCCGGCGGCGAGGTCGTACTCGACTCCGGGCTCGCCGAGCGTGCCGGTGCGGGACCGGGCTCCGTCGTCGAGATCGCCGTCAACGGCGACACCCGGCGGTTCACGGTCAGCGGTGTCGCCGGCCAGCGGGGCGACAGCAACCCGGACGCCGCGCTGTTCTTCAGCGACGAGCAGGCCCGCACCCTGGCCGGCGGCCGGATCGACTCGATCGGCGTGCTGCCGGAGAACGGCGCGGACACGGCGGCGGTCGCCGGCACGGTGCGGTCCGTCGTCGGCGACCGGGCCGAGGTGCTCACCGGTGAGAAGCGCGGCCTGGCGGAACTGCCCGGCACCCTCTCCAGCCAGCGCACCGTCGTGATCCTGGCGGCCATCTTCGGCTCGTCCGTGGTGCTGATCGTGATGTTCGGAGTCGCCTCCACCCTCGGGCTGTCGCTCCAGCAGCGCACCCGGGAGATGGCCCTGCTGCGGGCCGTGGGCTCCACCCCGCAGCAACTGCGCCGGATGATCCTCATCGAGACCGCGGTGCTCTCGGTGGCCTCGGTACTGCTCGCCCTGTACCCGGGGTACCTGCTCGGCCGGCTGCTCTTCGGCGTGCTCACCTCCAGCGGCGTCGTCTCGTCGGCGATCGTCTACCACGCCGGCTGGGTGCCTATGGCCGTCGGCGCCGTCGTCACCGTGCTCGCCGCGGCCGGGGCCACCCGCTTCGCGGGCCGGCGCGCCGCCCGCACCGAACCGGTCGCCGCACTGGCCGAATCCGCCGTGGGCACCCGCTGGTTCAGCGTGCCGCGGCTGCTGATCGCGCTGTTCTTCCTCGCCAACGGCATCGGCCTCGCCGTCGCCACCGCCACCGTGATGGAGGACGGCCCCACCCTCGCCAGCACAGCGGGACCCGCCTCCGTGCTGTTCTGCATCGGCCTGGCGCTCCTCGCCCCCGGCATCACCAAGGCGATGGTCGCCCTGCTGCACCTGCCGGTGCGCGCCTTCTCCGGCATCCCCGGGATGCTCGCCCTGCGCAACGCCACCACCGCCAACGTCCGTATGGCGGGCGCCGTCGCGCCCATCGTCCTGCTCATCGGCATCGCCACCGGCACCCTCTACATGCAGGCCACCGAGGACCACGTCTCCCAGAGCTCCTACGACCAGAACGTCCTCGCCGACTACGTACTCGACTCCACCACGGGCGGATTCGCACCCGCCGTCGTCGACCGGGTCCGGGCGACCCCCGGAGTGGCCGGCGCCTCGGAGTTCGTCACCAGCCGCGGATTCGTCGACGCCCCCGACGGCCGTGCCGACACCGAGCTGCGGGGCGTGTCCGCCGAAGGCGTGCAGCAGAGCCTCGACCTGCGGCCCGTCGCCGGATCCTTGTCCGGCCTGCGCGGCGACACGGTCGCACTCTCCGACAAGAAGGCCGAGGAGTACGGAGTGGGGGTCGGGGACCGGCTTCCGCTGCGCCTCGGCGACGGCACCGCCGTACGCCCCACCGTGGTCGCCCTCTACGCCGACAACCCCAAGCAGCAGTACGTGACCCTGCCCGCGGCCACCCTGGCCCCGCACACCAGCGACGGGCTTCCGCACCAGATCCTGGTCCGCTCCGAACAGGACGGCCCCGCCGGACTCCGTGAGTCACTGGCCGGACTCGCCGCGAGCGTGCCCGGCACCGAACTGGACGACGGGGACTCGCTGGCCGGCCGGAACAACCAGATCCAGCAGATCCTGGTCGCCGCGAACTATACGATCGTCGCCATGATCGTCGGATACGCCGCCATCACCGTCGTCAACACCCTCGTGGCGGTGACCCGCAAGCGCCGTGCCGAGTTCGGCCTCCAGCAGCTGACGGGGGCGACGCGCCGTCAGGTGCTCGGCATGCTGACCGTCGAGGGCGTCCTCATCGGAATCATCGCCACCGTCCTCGGCACGATCGCCGCGGCCACCACCATCGTCCCGTACAGCATGGTCAAGTCCGACTCCTACCTGCCCTCCGGATCCATCGGGATCTACCTCGCCATCGTCGGAGGGTCCCTGGTGCTGGTCTTCGGCGCCACGCTCCTGCCCTCGTGGCGCGGCATGCGCACGCCCGCCGTCGACACGGTGAAGGCCGCGTGA
- a CDS encoding type I polyketide synthase yields MRRKRTMAESEKPDTRMVEALRASLKEIERLRERNRAQTAAAREPIAIVGMACRYPGGVRSPEDLWQLVAEGRDGVGAFPDDRGWDPGLHDPEPGVPGRSTTGEGGFLYDAGDFDAAFFGISPHEALVMDPQQRLLLEGSWEALEHAGIDPSSLRGSPTGVFAGVMYHDYFGSFGSGSVVSGRVAYTLGLEGPALTVDTACSSSLVTLHLAAQALRQGECTLALAGGVTVMASPGTYVEFSRQGALSPDGRCRSFSDDADGTGFSEGLGVLVLERLSDARRLGHRVLAVVRGSAVNQDGASNGLTAPNGPSQQRVLRQALVSAGVSASDVDVVEAHGTGTELGDPIEAQALLAAYGQGRSEDRPLWLGSVKSNIGHTQAAAGVAGVMKMVLALGEGVLPRTLHVGEPSRKVDWGAGRVRLLDVEREWVRGERVRRAGVSSFGISGTNAHVILEEAPDDDTTTHPEPEPHAPAVMLALSARSAQALPAQAERLRDFLDARPGLPLPAVARALGTRRAAFGHRAVVVGGDRGQIRAGLDALATGHPSATAVTGRARTGGRTAFLFTGQGAQRPGMGLELRAHHPVFAETFDAIDAHLGLDLAGVLSGEDTEAVHRTQYAQTALFAYEVALFRLLESWGVRPDVLSGHSVGEIAAAHVAGVLDLADACTLVAARGRLMQALPEGGAMVAVRAGEDEVRHLLDERVGLAAVNGPSAVVLSGEREAVLAAAAAFPKTKRLSVSHAFHSPLMDAMLDEFHAVVEQLTFHEPRVDVVSALTGLPATGEQLRDPRYWVRHVRGTVRFSDAVAALAGSGVTRYVEVGPDAVLTGLVRECVGEDAAALVALGRRHGAEPAALLSGLARLHADGLPLDWAAIFPGTARADLPTYAFRHERYWLDADVPLTMDRTATRPAAGPAGSVAHAALPEAQGLRERLAAAPEAEQEALLADLVRAQTAAILGHAGPEAVEPDDAFLEIGMDSVSAAELRGALANALGVAVAAGVVFDHRTPAALAEHLRGQLAGGGAEPADDDIESVGGLVRRASADGNWERAMTLLHSAADILPGFSSAAEFGEVRDPVRLATGDEGPRLLCLPSPMALGGAHQYARFARHFHGRRDVLVPDVPGFVPGEPLPRSVEAVVEVVVDGIRGACADGRPYVLLGYSSGGQFAHAAAEAMEKAGRPPAWSCWTPTCWPTRAPNSSGARCSTACWTANRPWEASAPRASPR; encoded by the coding sequence GTGAGAAGGAAGAGAACCATGGCCGAGTCCGAGAAGCCCGACACCAGGATGGTCGAGGCGCTGCGCGCCTCGCTCAAGGAGATCGAGCGGCTGCGGGAGCGCAACCGGGCGCAGACCGCCGCCGCCCGGGAACCGATCGCGATCGTGGGCATGGCGTGCCGCTACCCGGGCGGAGTCCGTTCGCCCGAGGACCTGTGGCAGCTCGTCGCCGAAGGCCGCGACGGCGTGGGCGCGTTCCCCGACGACCGCGGCTGGGACCCCGGTCTGCACGACCCGGAACCGGGCGTCCCGGGCCGCTCCACCACCGGCGAGGGCGGATTCCTCTACGACGCGGGAGACTTCGACGCCGCCTTCTTCGGTATATCCCCGCACGAGGCCCTGGTGATGGACCCGCAGCAGCGGCTCCTGCTGGAGGGGTCCTGGGAGGCACTGGAGCACGCCGGTATCGATCCGTCGTCGCTGCGCGGCAGCCCCACCGGGGTGTTCGCGGGCGTCATGTACCACGACTACTTCGGCAGCTTCGGCTCCGGCAGCGTCGTCTCCGGCCGGGTCGCCTACACCCTGGGCCTCGAAGGCCCCGCCCTCACGGTCGACACCGCGTGCTCCTCCTCCCTGGTCACGCTCCACCTGGCCGCGCAGGCGCTGCGCCAGGGCGAGTGCACCCTCGCCCTGGCCGGCGGCGTGACGGTCATGGCCTCACCGGGCACCTACGTCGAGTTCAGCCGGCAGGGTGCCCTCTCGCCGGACGGCCGGTGCCGGTCCTTCTCCGACGACGCGGACGGCACCGGATTCTCCGAAGGCCTCGGTGTGTTGGTGTTGGAGCGGTTGTCGGATGCGCGGCGGTTGGGGCATCGGGTGTTGGCGGTGGTGCGGGGGAGTGCGGTTAATCAGGATGGTGCGTCGAACGGGTTGACGGCGCCGAATGGTCCGTCGCAGCAGCGGGTGTTGCGTCAGGCGTTGGTGTCGGCGGGTGTGTCGGCGTCGGATGTGGATGTGGTGGAGGCGCACGGTACGGGGACGGAGTTGGGTGATCCGATCGAGGCGCAGGCGTTGTTGGCGGCGTACGGTCAGGGGCGGTCGGAGGATCGTCCGTTGTGGTTGGGGTCGGTGAAGTCGAACATCGGTCATACGCAGGCGGCTGCGGGTGTGGCGGGTGTGATGAAGATGGTGTTGGCGTTGGGGGAGGGGGTGTTGCCTCGGACGTTGCATGTGGGGGAGCCGTCGCGGAAGGTGGACTGGGGTGCGGGGCGGGTGCGGTTGTTGGATGTGGAGCGGGAGTGGGTGCGGGGTGAGCGGGTTCGTCGTGCGGGTGTGTCGTCGTTCGGGATCAGCGGTACGAACGCGCATGTGATCCTGGAGGAGGCACCCGACGACGACACCACCACCCACCCGGAGCCCGAACCGCACGCACCGGCCGTCATGCTGGCCCTGTCCGCCCGTTCCGCGCAGGCCCTCCCCGCGCAGGCGGAGCGGCTGCGCGACTTCCTCGACGCCCGCCCCGGACTGCCGCTGCCCGCTGTCGCGAGGGCCCTGGGCACCCGCCGCGCGGCCTTCGGCCACCGGGCCGTCGTCGTCGGTGGCGACCGCGGGCAGATCAGGGCCGGGCTGGACGCCCTCGCCACCGGACACCCGTCGGCCACCGCCGTCACCGGCCGGGCCCGCACCGGTGGCCGCACCGCGTTCCTGTTCACCGGCCAGGGCGCCCAGCGTCCCGGAATGGGGCTCGAACTGCGCGCCCACCACCCGGTGTTCGCCGAGACCTTCGACGCGATCGACGCCCACCTCGGCCTGGACCTGGCGGGTGTGCTGAGCGGCGAGGACACCGAGGCCGTCCACCGCACGCAGTACGCCCAGACCGCCCTGTTCGCCTACGAGGTGGCCCTCTTCAGGCTGCTGGAGTCCTGGGGTGTGCGGCCCGACGTGCTGTCGGGGCACTCCGTCGGTGAGATCGCCGCCGCACACGTGGCCGGAGTGCTGGACCTGGCCGACGCGTGCACCCTGGTCGCCGCACGCGGCCGGCTCATGCAGGCCCTGCCCGAGGGCGGTGCGATGGTCGCCGTGCGGGCCGGCGAGGACGAGGTCCGCCATCTGCTGGACGAACGCGTGGGCCTGGCGGCGGTCAACGGGCCGTCGGCAGTCGTCCTGTCCGGGGAGCGCGAAGCGGTCCTCGCCGCAGCCGCCGCGTTCCCGAAGACCAAGCGGCTCAGCGTCTCGCACGCCTTCCACTCCCCGTTGATGGACGCCATGCTCGACGAGTTCCACGCGGTCGTCGAGCAGCTCACCTTCCACGAACCCCGTGTCGACGTGGTCTCGGCCCTCACCGGACTCCCCGCCACCGGGGAGCAGTTGCGGGACCCGCGCTACTGGGTACGGCACGTGCGCGGTACCGTCCGCTTCTCCGACGCCGTCGCCGCCCTCGCGGGGTCGGGCGTCACCCGCTATGTGGAGGTCGGTCCCGACGCCGTGCTGACCGGGCTCGTCCGGGAGTGCGTCGGTGAGGACGCCGCCGCCCTCGTGGCCCTCGGACGGCGTCACGGCGCCGAACCGGCGGCCCTGCTGTCCGGGCTCGCCCGGCTGCACGCGGACGGCCTGCCCCTGGACTGGGCGGCGATCTTCCCCGGGACGGCCCGCGCGGATCTGCCCACGTACGCCTTCCGGCACGAACGGTACTGGCTGGACGCCGACGTCCCCCTCACCATGGACCGGACCGCGACGCGGCCGGCCGCCGGACCCGCCGGCTCCGTCGCCCACGCCGCGCTCCCGGAGGCACAGGGTCTGCGGGAGCGGCTGGCGGCCGCCCCGGAGGCCGAACAGGAGGCCCTGCTCGCCGACCTGGTACGGGCGCAGACCGCCGCGATCCTCGGGCACGCCGGACCGGAGGCCGTCGAACCCGACGACGCGTTCCTGGAGATCGGCATGGACTCCGTCTCCGCCGCCGAACTGCGCGGAGCCCTCGCCAACGCCCTCGGCGTCGCCGTCGCGGCCGGGGTCGTCTTCGACCACCGCACGCCCGCCGCGCTCGCCGAGCACCTGCGCGGGCAGCTCGCCGGGGGCGGCGCCGAACCGGCGGACGACGACATCGAGTCGGTCGGCGGACTGGTGCGGCGCGCGTCGGCCGACGGCAACTGGGAACGGGCCATGACGCTGCTGCACAGCGCGGCGGACATCCTGCCGGGCTTCTCGTCGGCGGCCGAGTTCGGCGAAGTACGCGACCCCGTGCGCCTGGCTACGGGGGACGAGGGGCCCCGTCTGCTCTGCCTGCCCTCCCCGATGGCACTGGGCGGCGCACACCAGTACGCCCGCTTCGCCCGGCACTTCCACGGCCGGCGCGACGTGCTCGTCCCGGACGTGCCCGGCTTCGTCCCCGGGGAGCCCCTGCCTCGCTCCGTCGAAGCGGTCGTGGAGGTCGTGGTCGACGGCATCCGGGGTGCCTGCGCCGACGGACGGCCCTACGTGCTCCTCGGCTACTCCTCCGGCGGGCAGTTCGCCCACGCGGCGGCCGAGGCGATGGAGAAGGCGGGCCGGCCTCCGGCGTGGTCCTGCTGGACACCTACCTGCTGGCCGACGAGGGCACCGAACAGCTCCGGCGCGAGATGTTCAACGGCATGCTGGACCGCGAATCGTCCGTGGGAGGCTTCGGCACCGCGCGCCTCGCCGCGATGA